A region from the Salvia splendens isolate huo1 chromosome 15, SspV2, whole genome shotgun sequence genome encodes:
- the LOC121766518 gene encoding rab GTPase-activating protein 22-like isoform X2 yields the protein MLVQKQLLMKALRRSHIILGSNNTTPSSSSSSWGHLRSVLLIVASSSSSSSSSLVSSNRSLTSPWSRRRRKHALLAKQWKGLFDADGRLSDGGVKFLKKIRTGGVEPSIRMEVWPFLLGMYDVRSSKSERDATKAQKRKEYAELRKQCRQISKRAEKSFKLKDASGNNSEEEDGEDISQVFYSSSLDEATSTRPSQSTEVTSSSVELHGHRELVEQEEDNGEITNENTSEAETDPLDSDSSDDLEDTKALITSMEIEDDNLYEPVYSALGNLITRPVSYKVEDFATWQRIIRLDAIRANAEWVIYSPCQASVSKDKARQLAESIGLKDYDHLEPSRVYHAGRLVAILEAYALYDSEIGYCQGMSDLLSPIVSVIEEDYVAFWCFVGFMRRARHNFRLDEIGIRRQLNIVSKIIKCKDSHLYRHLENLQAEDCFFVYRMVVVLFRRELTFEQTLCLWEVMWADQAAIRAGMIKSAWRQMRLKAPPTEDLLLYAIAACVLQKRRLIIDTYSSMDEIMKECNSMAGHLDVWKLLDDAHDLVVTLHNKI from the exons ATGTTGGTACAAAAACAACTATTGATGAAGGCGCTGAGGCGGAGCCACATCATTCTGGGGTCGAATAATACGACGCCTTCATCGTCATCTTCTTCGTGGGGTCATTTGAGATCGGTTTTGTTAATCGTtgcttcttcatcatcatcctcgTCTTCCTCACTGGTTTCTTCTAATCG AAGCCTTACATCTCCTTGGTCTAGAAGGAGAAGGAAGCACGCTCTCTTGGCCAAACAGTGGAAGGGTTTGTTTGATGCTGATGGGAGACTTTCTGATGGAGGAGTCAAATTTTTGAAGAAAATCCGTACTGGG GGTGTTGAGCCTAGCATACGGATGGAGGTTTGGCCCTTCCTTCTTGGAAT GTATGATGTGAGAAGCTCAAAGAGTGAGAGAGATGCCACTAAAGCTCAAAAGAG GAAAGAATATGCAGAGCTACGGAAACAGTGTCGTCAAATTTCCAAACGTGCTGAAAAGAGTTTTAAATTAAAGGATGCATCTGGAAACAATAGCGAAGAAGAAGATGGGGAAGATATCAGTCAAGTTTTTTATTCTTCAAGTCTGGATGAAGCTACAAGTACCAGACCTTCTCAATCAACAGAGGTTACTAGTTCGTCTGTTGAGTTGCATGGACACAGAGAGTTAGTGGAGCAGGAAGAAGACAACGGTGAAATTACTAATGAAAACACCTCTGAAGCTGAAACGGATCCATTGGATTCTGATTCCTCTGATGATCTGGAGGACACCAAAGCTCTTATCACATCAATGgaaattgaagatgataatctttaTGAGCCTGtgtattcagctcttggcaatCTAATCACGAGGCCTGTCTCTTATAAAGTTGAAGATTTTGCAACATGGCAGCGGATCATACGCCTTGATGCTATACGGGCTAATGCTGAATGGGTAATTTATTCTCCTTGTCAAGCTTCAGTATCAAAAGACAAGGCCCGACAACTAGCAGAGAGTATTGGATTGAAGGACTACGATCATCTTGAGCCATCTAGAGTTTATCACGCAGGTCGTCTTGTTGCTATCCTTGAAGCTTATGCTTTGTACGATTCTGAGATCGGTTATTGTCAGGGTATGAGCGATTTGCTCTCTCCAATTGTATCCGTgatagaggaagactatgtggCATTTTGGTGCTTTGTGGGTTTCATGCGGAGAGCTAGGCATAACTTCCGTCTTGATGAAATTGGAATCAGGAGACAGCTGAACATTGTttcaaaaatcataaaatgcaAGGATTCACATCTGTACAGGCACTTGGAGAATCTTCAAGCGGAAGACTGTTTTTTTGTGTATAGAATGGTGGTAGTGTTGTTTAGAAGGGAGCTGACGTTTGAGCAGACACTTTGCCTGTGGGAAGTGATGTGGGCAGATCAAGCAGCAATTCGAGCCGGAATGATCAAATCTGCTTGGCGACAAATGAGGCTAAAGGCTCCACCAACGGAGGATCTGCTATTGTATGCAATAGCTGCTTGTGTGCTTCAAAAGCGGAGGTTGATCATAGACACTTATAGCAGCATGGATGAAATCATGAAGGAGTGCAACAGCATGGCTGGTCATCTCGACGTCTGGAAACTCTTGGACGATGCTCATGATTTGGTAGTCACCCTCCATAACAAGATTTAG
- the LOC121766518 gene encoding rab GTPase-activating protein 22-like isoform X1 produces MLVQKQLLMKALRRSHIILGSNNTTPSSSSSSWGHLRSVLLIVASSSSSSSSSLVSSNRRSLTSPWSRRRRKHALLAKQWKGLFDADGRLSDGGVKFLKKIRTGGVEPSIRMEVWPFLLGMYDVRSSKSERDATKAQKRKEYAELRKQCRQISKRAEKSFKLKDASGNNSEEEDGEDISQVFYSSSLDEATSTRPSQSTEVTSSSVELHGHRELVEQEEDNGEITNENTSEAETDPLDSDSSDDLEDTKALITSMEIEDDNLYEPVYSALGNLITRPVSYKVEDFATWQRIIRLDAIRANAEWVIYSPCQASVSKDKARQLAESIGLKDYDHLEPSRVYHAGRLVAILEAYALYDSEIGYCQGMSDLLSPIVSVIEEDYVAFWCFVGFMRRARHNFRLDEIGIRRQLNIVSKIIKCKDSHLYRHLENLQAEDCFFVYRMVVVLFRRELTFEQTLCLWEVMWADQAAIRAGMIKSAWRQMRLKAPPTEDLLLYAIAACVLQKRRLIIDTYSSMDEIMKECNSMAGHLDVWKLLDDAHDLVVTLHNKI; encoded by the exons ATGTTGGTACAAAAACAACTATTGATGAAGGCGCTGAGGCGGAGCCACATCATTCTGGGGTCGAATAATACGACGCCTTCATCGTCATCTTCTTCGTGGGGTCATTTGAGATCGGTTTTGTTAATCGTtgcttcttcatcatcatcctcgTCTTCCTCACTGGTTTCTTCTAATCG CAGAAGCCTTACATCTCCTTGGTCTAGAAGGAGAAGGAAGCACGCTCTCTTGGCCAAACAGTGGAAGGGTTTGTTTGATGCTGATGGGAGACTTTCTGATGGAGGAGTCAAATTTTTGAAGAAAATCCGTACTGGG GGTGTTGAGCCTAGCATACGGATGGAGGTTTGGCCCTTCCTTCTTGGAAT GTATGATGTGAGAAGCTCAAAGAGTGAGAGAGATGCCACTAAAGCTCAAAAGAG GAAAGAATATGCAGAGCTACGGAAACAGTGTCGTCAAATTTCCAAACGTGCTGAAAAGAGTTTTAAATTAAAGGATGCATCTGGAAACAATAGCGAAGAAGAAGATGGGGAAGATATCAGTCAAGTTTTTTATTCTTCAAGTCTGGATGAAGCTACAAGTACCAGACCTTCTCAATCAACAGAGGTTACTAGTTCGTCTGTTGAGTTGCATGGACACAGAGAGTTAGTGGAGCAGGAAGAAGACAACGGTGAAATTACTAATGAAAACACCTCTGAAGCTGAAACGGATCCATTGGATTCTGATTCCTCTGATGATCTGGAGGACACCAAAGCTCTTATCACATCAATGgaaattgaagatgataatctttaTGAGCCTGtgtattcagctcttggcaatCTAATCACGAGGCCTGTCTCTTATAAAGTTGAAGATTTTGCAACATGGCAGCGGATCATACGCCTTGATGCTATACGGGCTAATGCTGAATGGGTAATTTATTCTCCTTGTCAAGCTTCAGTATCAAAAGACAAGGCCCGACAACTAGCAGAGAGTATTGGATTGAAGGACTACGATCATCTTGAGCCATCTAGAGTTTATCACGCAGGTCGTCTTGTTGCTATCCTTGAAGCTTATGCTTTGTACGATTCTGAGATCGGTTATTGTCAGGGTATGAGCGATTTGCTCTCTCCAATTGTATCCGTgatagaggaagactatgtggCATTTTGGTGCTTTGTGGGTTTCATGCGGAGAGCTAGGCATAACTTCCGTCTTGATGAAATTGGAATCAGGAGACAGCTGAACATTGTttcaaaaatcataaaatgcaAGGATTCACATCTGTACAGGCACTTGGAGAATCTTCAAGCGGAAGACTGTTTTTTTGTGTATAGAATGGTGGTAGTGTTGTTTAGAAGGGAGCTGACGTTTGAGCAGACACTTTGCCTGTGGGAAGTGATGTGGGCAGATCAAGCAGCAATTCGAGCCGGAATGATCAAATCTGCTTGGCGACAAATGAGGCTAAAGGCTCCACCAACGGAGGATCTGCTATTGTATGCAATAGCTGCTTGTGTGCTTCAAAAGCGGAGGTTGATCATAGACACTTATAGCAGCATGGATGAAATCATGAAGGAGTGCAACAGCATGGCTGGTCATCTCGACGTCTGGAAACTCTTGGACGATGCTCATGATTTGGTAGTCACCCTCCATAACAAGATTTAG